The DNA segment AAGGCGTTGGGCGGAGTTTTTGATATTGATATCCAATAATAAGCCAATTTTGTCAGTCCTGCTCTGGCTCGTCCTGTGCTTCCTGATCTCTTCGTTTTCGCAAGTTCGCTACAGTATACAAAAAGTCGTCCAATTCTTTCTCGCTGGCGTCTGTCGTGAGTGATGGGTGCTCGTTGAGCAAGTCCAGGTTGAAGGTCTCCGCGATCGGCTTCCACGAGCCGCAACGCACTGGCAGTTCGGGAGAATCGTGCACGCTGCAGAGGACGGTGCCCAAACGCTTGGACCCGTCAGCACGAGCGTCGAGAGATACGAGTAGATGGTCGCCAAGCGCTGTTACGTCGAGTGGTATCGCCGGTAGAGACAAGGTGGTGGAAGCCACTTCGCTGTCCTCCAAGGCTTCCTGAGGTGTCGATTCCAATGCTGGACGTGAGATCAGGAAGAGGGCTGGGACTCTCTCGCACGCCACGGCAATAACCCAGTCGGTCCCTTGCCCTGTCTGCACGTCAAAGCTCCAGATGCCCGAGACAGCGCATTTCGCCTCAGCATCTCCAGTGACACCCTTGACAAGAGCTTTCAGGTCgaccttcttcagcagcttGAACGACTCCCAGTTCCAGACACCTAGCCAAtcgtcaccgccgccactaACAAGAAGATCACTAGTTCCCACTTGGCAGATCTTGCTCACAAATTCCTTGTGTCCTAGACAGAAGCCTTCGATGATATGCGCCTGGGGTGGCCCTCTCGAGATGCGGATATGCTCGTCTCTGTCGGCAGTCAGGATGTAGCCTCTTTGTCGGCCATCGATTTCCCGTGTAAGATATTTCATATCTGTCAGCATCGAGACGTGGCCCAGCTCGAGCTTATGTTCGAACTTGAGCACTTCCTTTCGTGGCGTGAAATTTTTCTGATTCATCTGGGCGGCCAACGCCTTGCGATTCCGTTGAGAATGTACAGTTGATTCGCTTGCAGAAATCTTGAAAGGGGTCTCGGTGGGAGGATTGAGTGCTCGCTCCTCGGTCTGTACGTCGTCTACCGTCGCCGCTATCAGAGGCATGGAATAGACATCGCCGAACTTGTCTGCCACGAGGATCGTTTCGTTGTCTGGAGGGACCTGGATAGCACATGGTCGCTTGGGCATTGGCCTGGAGCTGATCTCGGTGAGGCGTCCTTCGGGAGCTTCAAACACGCGTACAAACTTGTCGTCTGTCACTGCTACCACATAGCGTTGATTTGGAGTGACAGTGAGCTTGATCACATTGGGAGCCTTGGTTGGCAATTTCGGAGTATCGCTGCTCGTCTTTTGTCTCTTGGTCGGACGCTCGCCATTCTCGACTTCGTTGATGACCTCGGCAGGggcgtcttcttcctgtTGGCTATCAGTCGGACTTGACACCCTGACGGAGACGGGCTGAGACTACGAAGCGAAGAGAAGTCGATTGACCACTGCTACACCTACCTGTTGCGTCTGAGGCCATTCGGAAATGATCTCGTTGGAGGTCAGGCTCAGCGAGATCAGCTTCGGCCCACAGGCAGCGACcaagaagccattgctggTGAGGTCGGTGGGGTCTCGACCATGCACGATGCACTGAAATGGATGACGCATGCTGGCGGTGGGAGGAGTGAGCTCGTTGCTGGTCGGTCGGGAGAAAAGAGAAGCCGGACTCCCTTCCGCCGCTGGAGGTGCTGACAGAAGAGAAATTTAGGCTTCGTCATGCACGTCGGATCGGCCTTCCGAGCGGGCGATCCAACGTCGCCAAGCCTTCCATCACAGTCGACATAGCGGCCATTCCACCATGTATTTCGGCCGGAAAAGTTGGGCAGCAGGTCGGCGATGCTCTGACACGCCTCTGGTCACCACGTCGGCCTCGTGGAAAGGTTCGTTCATGCGATGCCCAGGAAGGAATgggcgtggaagaggagagaacTATGCAGAAGCCGGATGGGCCCGTCCAAATGCCTGTCAGCCGGCGCATTATTTTGAGGTGCAGCGCTGAACGGACGAAGTTGATGTCTTTCACTGTTTGCTGTCCGCTAATTCCCAGCATCTTCACCTCTGTGTGAGCATACCTCAACTGTCTGTCGAATCCGACGCACCGTGCACCGATTGCGCAACGACGAGACCAACGAAAGTTTGGTGAGTGATCGCCCGCCAGCGCCGCCTGCCTCGCCCGCCTTCCTGTCgccctcttctcttctcgatcACCGAACCACTCGCACACACCACCACAGCCTCCGCAATTTTTCCGCCAGGAGCATGTACTGACAGAAGTCCCCCAGCAGCTGCCGTTTCCACGAGTGTGTCAAACTTCTCCGCACAGCTGAACAAACATCCACCAGCCATCTTCCAACCCGATAGCAGCCTGATTGCCGACAACCCCAGCCTCAACCACCGACACCCGCGCCCCTCTTCACCATGGTGAGAGACACCAAATTCTACGACGTCCTCGGCGTCTCACCCGATGCCGACGAATCGAAGCTCAAGACCGCCTACCGGAAAGGCGCTCTGAAGCACCACCCAGACAAGAACGCCCACGATCCGGGAGCCGCAGAAAAATTCAAGGAAATCTCACACGCATACGAGGTCCTTTCAGATCCCCAGAAGCGCCAAATCTATGACCAGTATGGCGAGGAAGGTCTCGAGcagggcggcggtggtgcaggAGGCATGGCTGCTGAGGACCTGTTCGCCCAGTtcttcggcggtggtggtggtggtttcgGTGGCATGTTCGGCGGTGGCATGAGAGATCAAGGGCCAAAGAAGGCACGCACCATCCACCACGTACACAAAGTTTCACTCGAGGACATTTACCGCGGAAAGGTCTCGAAGCTCGCACTGCAAAAGTCCGTCATCTGCGCCAAGTGCGATGGACGAGGTGGTAAGGAGGGCGCTGTCAAGACATGTGCGGGCTGCAACGGCCAGGGCATGAAGACAATGATGCGCCAAATGGGTCCCATGATTCAGCGCTTCCAGACTGTCTGCCCAGACTGTAACGGTGAGGGTGAACAGATCCGGGAGAAGGATAAGTGCAAGCAATGCAACGGCAAGAAAACTGTCATCGAGCGAAAGGTCCTCCACGTGCACGTCGACCGCGGTGTGCAGAGCGGCACCAAGATTGACTTCCGTGGCGAGGGTGACCAGATGCCAGGCGTACAGCCCGGTGACGTCCAGTTCGAGATCGAGCAGAAGCCACATGCACGATTCCAGCGCAAGGGTGACGATCTCTTCTACCACGCTGAGATCGATCTTTTGACTGCCCTCGCGGGTGGTGCCATTTACATTGAGCACCTCGATGACAGATGGTTGACCGTGGAGATTCTCCCCGGCGAGGTCATCTCACCAGGTATGCAGTGGCAGTACATGATTTTCAGCCGCGCCCCAGCTAACACATCTCACAGGCGAGGTCAAGGTCATCCGAGGCCAAGGCATGCCATCATACAGGCACCACGACTACGGCAACATGTACGTCCAGTTCGATGTCAAATTCCCAGAGCGACTTTCTGGGCCGCCGGATGCCGACGGCTACCCAACCCCGCTTGCACCAGAGCAGATCAAAGCTCTCGAAAGTGTTCTTCCGCCACGCCTACCGCAAAACATCCCACCTCCAGATGCCATGACCGAGGACTACCCACTCGAGAAGGTCGACCCCACGCGAGAAGGCGAGCGTGTTGCAAGAGGCGTcacagacgaagacgacgatgagatgCACGCCGGTGGTGAAAGAGTGCAATGCGCGTCGCAGTAAACGGAAATATGGACACGATACCCATGAAGTGGATGACGAGCCGAGCAGGATAGAGACGAAGTTTTCATGATGCACACGGAGCGCCGGACACGATAGATCGTAGTCGATGACGCTGCGCCTCCGAGCTGTAGACTCGGAAGTTGTGGCTGATGGACTCGGCACGCTCTAGCACACCAATTGCATAGAGATTTTTGCTTTGCTTCAGTGAAACGAGCATTCATCTGCGAGACTTCTGATGGAGAGCATAGCCATTACAGTTTGTGGCTCTGGGAGTACGGCGTCATAGAAAGATGATTCTCTCTAGCCAGGACTAAATGGGTAGTAGCGATTAGCTGTTCTATCTTTACCTCTTTGCACAATTACATTTTTGGTGTGTCAAGATCTATGTCTGATGGGAAGGTGTGAAAACGAGACACATTTTCTATGACATTCGGCAGGTTGGAGATGCAAATGCTGCTTATGCTAACCGCTTTCTTGCAGGCTTGTCATGGGTGGCAACACAATGATTCAGCGGCCCACATGCGACCGGAGTCGATTCAAGCCAAAACAAAGCTCTCTTCCTTCAAGCTCTCACTCAGACCACAAGCTCTGAGCTCGTCGTACATAATCACGTGGGCGTAAAGCAGTCCACGGAAGTGGTGGCCTCCGCTGCCATTCGGGCTCAGCGCCACCGGAAATTTGGCCCCGGCCAGCAACGCAATCACGTCGCCTTCCTCAAGCGATCTCGCCGGCCCAAGGGCAACGAATCCAGACGCGGTCGTGCAGATGTCTACATCTCCAATCACGGCAGTAGCATACATGGCGTACTTTCCAATGTCAAATTGCATCCCATATTCCACCCTCTCAGTGACCTCAGTTGGAATGCCGGCAGCTCGCCACCATAGCTGGAACGCCTCGCTCAGCGTATCTTGGATGTGGTGAACTTTTGACAGCGTGCTTCGCGCTGCCCACCTTTTGTAAGGATCGAAGGCCCGCTTGCTCTGTCTGAAATCTTCCAAATCTTGTCGCCACTGCGAGCTGCCCAAGTCTTCTGGCATAGGTGGACATTCGCTGGAAGTGCCGAACGCAGAGTACGGCTTGCGTGAGGGTACTGCCTCGATGGCTGCCATGAGCTGCGCCTTCAATGCTGGCTTCGGCGCATCAAACATTCTTCCTCTCAGCAAGGCTGTCGCTTCAATGGTGTCGAAACGGGCGCCCTTGACCGTTAATTGCTTTCCGTCCTCGCTGAGCTTCACCACGGCCTGCTCCGAGATATTCCCACCCCATCCCTTCCATGGTGTATCTGTACCGTTTTGGCCTATGGTCCTCAACAGACTGCTGTCCAGAAGCTTCGTGAAATTCAAAGACCAGGTGGGAGCTTGACTTCGCGGAGCAGGCTCAGCTCCCAACAAGTCCCATATGGCGAGATGCTGTTGCACGAGATCGACGCATACGTTGCTCTCGCAACGACTTCGAGCAGAATTGGATCGGGCAtggtattcttcttcttttcgaaTTGTTGTTGGATCTTCGATTGAAGGCAAGAACTGATTCAGATCTGTTTTAGGGCAATCCTGGGTCAAGTGTTCTCTgtttccttcttctcaggcTGTCAATTAGTGTGGTGGTCAATGTTGATCCTTCAGCCGCAGCCTTGTGTTGTTACGGAACTTGCCCTTTGCTTCTTGCATTACCTTCTCTTCATGGCTCGCGAGTCCGGACATTGTCTGGCACAAGCCGCTCCGTTCATTGTACTAGCCAAAGACAGAGGAGTGATTCGTCGTCTCAGCCCAGGCCTCTGTGGTTTGGTTCTACTCTGAAATCGAGCTATTGTACACAACTTCGAATATGTCTCGGTTCATGTTCAAACACGGCTTCGTCGTAAAGGAAAGCTACGGCGTACTCAGCGCTCTACATAAAAGGCCGAGTCTTCGAAAGTGTTGTGAGGCAGATACCCCCTTTACAATCGATCGCTACCAGACACCAACAATACCGACGTCCCACCCACAAAGTACGATAACACAAAAGCTTGTGGcgatcaagaaggagaaagaacAATGGAGAACATAGGAGAAGAGGATCCGTTCCACGTGTACCATGCATCGATATGCACGAGCAAGGGGCAAATTCACCACCACACAGTCATCTACATTCGCAAATCCGAGAAGGCCCCGACAGGACATCGATATCACATCAAAAAACCCGTCCATGGAGATGCAGGAACAGTCGAGTTCGAAACCACACCTTGTTACAATCCCAAGCGGTCGCCAGGTTTCGTTTCCGAAGCATACGTCGGAGGAATATTAGGCAAGCATCTGAAGGAATTGAGGAACATTTGTCAACGTACTATACGGGATGTTGAGGTGGTGAGGATGGATGATGGAAGTCATGCATGGGCGGAGAGTGTGATAAAGCCGGCGATCCAGCAACGACTTTGTCGACAAGAGGGGCAGAAGGCGGAGTTGTTAAGTGAATGAGTGAGGGGAACGGAGataggaagaggaaggctgaATGGTGGAAGAGGGGCATCGAAAGGCAAAAGCATCAGATTGAGCAATTCTAGCCAGGACTAATAGGTAGTAGCGATTAGTTGTTCTATCTTTACCTCTTTGTATAATTATACGTTCTCCGACCTGATTATGCGGCAGATCCGGACCACTACAATTAACAGCTCTAAGGCAGAGCAGCACCGACATTCGACACCCACGTTCAGGGAAGAGAGCAGCAAACAAGCTAACACCTGATTTGTGAAAGAGCCAGTTCTGCCTCTTCAAGCCCGCCATAATACAAACGACCTTGCATACAGAGCGACAACATGGCACAAACAACGGAAGAAATGCCACAAGAATTCACTGCGTCAATTTGCGTAACCTCAGGTACCAGAGCTGAGCACgcaatcatcttcatcgacaagTCGGAAGGCGAAGGCACCCGCTACCGCATGAAAGAAGTCCACTTTGGACATACTACGGCCGTAGAGACGAGGATTATGGAGCTTGAAGTCGTGACCTCCTTGCATCCACGGTAGTCGAAAATGTTGTTTCAATACGAGACTAACGTTTCAAGAATTTGGTCGACGGACTTGAGCGAATTGGAGACCATTTGTAGGGAAGTGGATGCTAAGTGGACGAAAATGGATGATGGAAGTATTCTGTGGGCGACAGAATTGATGCAGAGGGCGATTGCGAAGGGTATTTGTCGGTGAAGAGGTGAGAGGTGAATGCGTTTACTTTGCAGGCAAGGGACGCACAGGAGAGGAATCAAAGTATGGAAAGAgagaagatcgagcagcGGATGAATCTGATCCATTAAAAGAGTAGAAAACCAAAAGAAGATGAATCTGAGTCCTACGATCGGGACTATTTGCCTGACATCAACGCAATGGAAACGCCCTCTGTTTTTTCTTTCAaggatatctaataaaaTACGAGATATTGCCAGTAAAAGGCATAAACCCAACGTTCACTGAAATACGTCGGCATGATTTTTTCGATCGACTCTACCCACCATGCAGGTGTCGAGCCCCACCATAGAGGAGCATCAGCAAATTCCCACCACTCGGGATAGAATCCTGCAACGTCCCAATCAATGATCGTCACTCGAAAGATGCCGCTGCCGTCGGGGTTTGTACCCAGTCTCGTGAGCATGATATTTTTGGGCGCAAGATCGCCGTGCGTGAAGACGGTGCGGGTGTTGGTCCCCCATATTTCACGCGCCATTTTGTTGCAGATTGTTGATACGGGCTTAAAGGGTTCTTGTGTCGGCTCGTCTGTGAGACGCTGCATCCACGAATCGACGAAGGCGTCGTAGGTGGCGAAGGGGCCGAGACGTTCGGGTGAGGCGTCGGCACCAGGTGGAAGTTTCAATTGGTTTTTGAAGATTGTGAGACTGTTATTGACATAGTGCGTGCCTCCCACGCCTCCGAGGTAGCCTTCATCGGGGATCTTTCGAATTTCATTGATTTGTTCGCGGATCAGCCGGATGACTCCTTCTTTGTCTACTGGGGAGAGTTTGTTGAATGCTGCTTCGACCGTTTCGCCTTCGATGTAGTCGGTCACAATGTAGAGTTCGCCTTTGCTGTCACCGCCTTTCGCGCCTGGGAGATAACCATGGGCGCGGTATTTTGGAGCGGCGATTTTGGGGTATTTGGTCAGAAACTTCATGTTCTCGACTTCACGGAACTCGGTGCGACCTCCGTATTTGACCGCATATTTTCCAAATCGTAACACTTTGCTGCCTCTATTCTTGCCTGGATCCTCTTCATAGATGAAGTCTCTACAAGCGGCAATCTCTTCAGGTGTAGGGATCGGCTGCCCTTCCACGGGCGTTGCAATGCTCAGCGCAGCAATGCTTGGAACCTCAGACATGGTTGTGCCAAAAGAGAAGCTACGTGAGTAGATGGATTGGTGTTAGTCGCAGCTGTTCAAGTTTTGCTGAATGAGCGTAACAtatcatcgccatcttcagctgCGTATTGTCGGACAAAGAATGGGTTGGTCGTGCTTTTCAGGATCGCGTGAAAGAAAAATACCTCAGTGGACGGATCCGGCGACCGGGTTTCTTTGTTGATCGAACGCGGCTACCATGCTACATTCCGGCCGACCATCGGATCGTCTGGCTGTATGAAGAACAAAGATTATGATGATAGCGTCTTTTGAAACGTACATTTCGAAGGGTTGATTTACTTGAAATCATTATGCACAACGAGTGCATGGCCTGAGGAGGATCAAGTTCGAGGGCGCGTGCGTGCATTCATAGGCGTTTCATGTACTTGCTGTAATCACCTGATGGTTCGCCTTATACCTAAGTCCCATGCACGCACGGTCACAATTTGATGACCACCTTTCCAACATGCTTCCCCGAGTATAAGTAGTCGAATGCCTCAGGCGACTGCTCAAAAGAGAACACTTTGTCGATCACCGGTTCCAGGCTGACTTTTCGTTCTGATAAGAACTGGTTCATTCTTTCGTAGTCGATCTTGGATCCAACGGCAATGCCCCTGCGAACGTCAGAATTGTTCCTCACGCGGCAGCGTACCTCTCCAAAGGAAGTGACTTACTTCAAGATTGCAGTCTTGTACATGATGGACATGAGCTCACTGGGGTTCCATTGTCCGTCCAAGCCTGCCAGGAAGCCGACCAAGGAGACCACACCTCCTCTCTGGCGCAAAGATTTGAGGTCGGTAATCAACGAACCGACTCCTGTGTTGTTAACAACTACGTCAACGCCTCTACCGTTAGTCAGACGGGCAACTTCGCTCTCCTGATCCGGACTCGTCTTGTAATTGATGCCCTCGACTTTGGACCAAGCTTTCTTGAGATTCGCGATCTTCTCATCAGAGGAAGATGTGATAATAGATGTGATATCAGCGGCTTCACAAAGAATCAAAGCGAACAAGCTCACACCTCCGGTGCCTGCGATGAGAATGAGCCCGTGGATGACGGCGTGATGGGCATGTGCACAAACATACCCTGCAATAGAACACTACGAGTACTCTCCAACGATTGCGGCCAATTGAGCGCCGACCATGCAGTTACCCCAGCGCAGGTCAGAGTGGAGGCCTGGCACGCTGTTAGCCGTCGATCATTCCCAATGTCTGGGATGGATGACCTACCTCTTCCCAGGAGAGATGTGGGGGCAAGTGCACAAGAACACTATCATCAAAGACAGCGTATTCCCGCAACACGCCCGGAACATCTCCCCCCAGTGCTCGCatggcatcgtcctcgtGGCCAGTAAGGACGGAGAGATTGAAAATTGGCGCGACGTGGTCCCCTTTCTTGAAGTTGGTCACCTCGGACCCGACAGCCACAACTTCAGCAGCGCAATCAGAAGCAGGCATGCCGCGATCCTCGACCTCGACAGGATATTTCCCATTCAGCATTGCCACATCGCGGTAGTTGAGAGAGACGGCGTGGATCTTGATCAGCACATCGTGGGATCCGATGTTCTGCGGAAGTGTCTCCTCTGAGAGCTTGATGGTATGTGGTAGATCACCTTCAGTACGCCTGAAGGCCCGGTACGTTGTAGGAAGCGCCATGATGATTGATGCGATGCATTCTGGGAATCGCAGGGTGAGCCAGCCGGTATTTGTAGCCTGACCCAGTCTCTCAATGCTGTGCTGTACGATTGACAACTGCGGAATGCTTATGAAGCAGCCATCCTTATGCAAGAATATGAACGAACCACCGAcctgatgacgacgatgtaTGCATGCCCAGAGAAGCGGACGGGGAATGGCTCCAAGCCACAAGGATCATACACTTGCCGCGCACCAGGAAAGCTGCTTATTAATAATGGTTACTCAGCTTGCAAGCGAGTTCGCTATCCCACATGTGCTCGTTCGCATCCCTCTTGTGAAAATGCCTGTGGCTCGGCAGTCTTTCGACGGCGTATCGGAGGCTCGTGTTGGTAGAACGTAATTTATGTCTGAGCTAGAAATGGCCTCGGCCCTTGCATAAATTAGTAATCTTTGGCTATGCACAGGTGCTTTCTAAGTGAGCAGATCTTTGCCTCAAATAGGAATACTAGCCCGTCGTCGAGCCGATGGAGAACACAAGCAAGAAGATTCTACTGTGTATAGATGCAAGCTTCATGTGTTATGACAGAATCAGATGATGGACTTCCAGaatgttgatgttgaggtCGAGAAGTTCAAGATTTTGTTGGACAGTGGAGCCGATGCTGTTCCCTCCTTCCTGTTTTGGAATGTAGGGTGGTTGACGCCAAGACATTTGTCCTCGCCTTTGCCACTTTATCACAATCATCACACTTGACTTCTCCCTCATTGAAGACATATCAgcctactaagtatatatggGATTGGCGAAGAGCAATCTCAGATCAttatgccgccgccgcctccacaTCCCATACATGTGCATGCTTTGACCAACGCCAAGGATGACTCGAACGTGAAGAGTGCTCTCAAAATACTCGAACCTCATTCGCCTGTCTCGATACCATTACACAGGAGACTTCAATTCGGAAGATTCTTTGAAGCGACGACGCTTCTAACAAGCTTGGCATGCTTTGAAGCCGGGCCTGGGCCTGGgcctgaagatgaagaatggATTATGGCCTTTGTGGATCGGAGTTGTAGGCCCGAGACTGAGGTCTGGATGTACGGGAGCTGGGAGGGAGGGGGGATTGGCGAACATGGGGTTCCGAGTGCacatcagcagcaacagcagcaagacgcTTTGATCTTGTCGCTCATCCGATCGATCAAGGCTCTTGGACCGGCTCCAAAGTCGATTCATCAGGACATACTAGCCAAAGCTGCAGCCAGAGCCTCTGCCGACAAGCACACTTCCTCCAGCGACAACGACGACCTCCAAGACCATTCTGGCGTTTCGCGTAAAGACTACACTGCCCACCTCCTCAACCCAAACCTGATTCTCTTCGGCGCGACACATTCTTCAACGACACAGATCCTCACTCGCAACCATGTGATCAAACACGTCTTCGATTCGGGTCTCGTAGCCAATTGGACCTTTGTATTCGACATCGATGATTTGCCAGAATCTGCTACATCCTTGGAGCTGCCCGCAGGTCTGCATTGGGGAGAGTTGGAACAACAGCATTTCGTTCTTGTGAGATCACGGACACAGATTCCAAGGCAGGATCGAACGCTGGCTGTGCTACCTAACGTTGCAATCTTCGAGAGTCAAATTGGGAAGCCGATTGCATGGGTTTTCGTTGGCCTGGATGGGAGTCTGACGACGCTGCATGTTGAGGAAGAATGGAGAGGAAAGGGGCTAGCCAAGATGATTGCAGTGAAAATATGGAGGGAGAAAATGGAAGTCTTCTGGGAAAAAGAGGAGCCAAGAAGTGgtcagaaggagaaggcgaggaggcTGGCGCATGATTATGTTATTAGCGGGAATGAAGCTAGCAAGAAAGTTAGTGAGCGGTTGGGTGGGAGGCATTATGCCGATACCTTCTGGATAAGGGTCAATTTAGATTCGGTAAGTGAAGCATAGATCACCAGGATTTGGAGTAGAGATACGAGGAGTATGATAGAAGTCACCTGCCTGCTCAGCTTCGAATGACAGTGAGGATCTGACAGCGTCCAAGCTGAGTGTGAGTGGGATTGTCCCGAGTTAAGCATGCTTCAGGAGGCCATGGCACATGACATCAGTTGCGGATCAGGAAGTGATcgcctgcagcagcttcaagaGCCCGTTCAGCCCGCCGATCTTTGTCCTCCTTGCCCTTATAGCCCGTTGTGCCAAGTGCTGCATGAGGGAGCGACATCCTCAAGTCAAGCTGTGCTTGCCATTGCGCACATTCTTCGTCGCCACTCGCTGTGATTTCAGCTTCGAGCTGTAGTCTGGTATCCGAGATAGCTGCTCAATCCGAGCAGTTTTGCCTTCCAGTGGCTCGCAGCTGCGGAGATGTTGGAAGCAGTGGCGGTACCCTTCTCCACTCGAGCCTCTGTGCCCTCTCCTATCGCGTGCTGGATCACATCAGGCGGCGTCGTGGCGGAAAATCTTGCACAGAAAGCTCGAGTGCTCTGCGGATATCTCTTCGAATCCGTTACGTTCTTCGTGGTGTGCTGGGCCTGATCCAGTGGCAAGGTAAAAGAGATATTCTGAGAGATGAGTTCCATCAAGATTGGTTCTAAGTCTATCAAAGACGATGTGGCGGCGCAGCCCAAGAAGCTATCGTGACTCACTGTCAAGACCTTCTAGAAGCACCTGCTGACATGGATTACCAAGCAAGTCAAATTCCCACACGACCAGATCAACGGAATTTCACACTCGGCCTCTGCTCGTGCTCCTCGCCAAAATCGCACCTCAGCGCCGCACACTCGAAGACTTTCTCAGAGCCTTTCTTCAAGTCAGTCTCATCCACGTAGATCCTCTTGAACCTCGAGACGACATTGCAGTGGCAGAGTGGATTTTTGGCGGGATCGACGCCCTGCTGATCGTCTCCGGGAAAGGCCACGGCCGCTCGTTGATGGCGATTCGTACACGACTGATTCGAGCACTTGAATGATGCGCCGTATTGGAGCAAGGTCTTCTCGATGGTAGGCCGAGCGCAGCGTGTGCAGAGAACTTGATAGCCTTGGGTTACCGAGGCCAGGGAAGCGGGTACGTCGTGAATTCGAATCTCTTTCCAGGTGACGTCTATGACTGAGACGGAGGTATGAGCACGGGTCATTGAGGGCGAAACGTACGAGCTGAGGTCAGAGTGGGAAGACTTACCACTCTCCTTTGCAACAGGTTTGTGATCCACGTCGCTTTGCCCGATCTCGCAAGCCTCGCTGCGTTGCACAGCTGGAGCGACCATGTTGTATCTGCTTGCTTGACTTTGGAGGAAGCAGTTCGTGCGTTGTCTGTCTGTCCGTCTCAGTTGCTTCTTTTTGCTTCTTTTTGCGAGTACGAAATATGTGGATCATGTACTGCTATTTGTTTTTTCCAGGGCTCGAAAGGTACGACAGATTTTTGGTTGACGTGATGCAGGTATCCTCTGGTCGCACGAGTCAGAGTACCCTTTTAGGTGACCGATTCCATGTGCCTGACGTCTTGCTTGGGCCTCGAGACAAATGTGGAAGGTGGTGACTAACGTAATTCCTCATGGGCGAGTATTATGGGGATCCCACCAGTCGGGGGACATTTATTTTAGCTGACTGCGAGTCGGACCAGCCAACTTCGCAAGTTGCCACCTGTCAAGCCTGTGCTCGTGTGCGAGAGGCTCATGTAATATAACAATGCGGACAAAACCATATTGCCTCGAGGTCGATGCACCATGATCACCTCAATGACCCTTGAGGCCTCGGTGCGTATCCTCTTCCACAGTTGTGGCCCGGAAGCCCTGACCGAGAGCCGCCTGGACCATCTTACCATCGAGTCTGTCAGAATGATACCAACATATCCCCTTGGCACAATTCCAATATCCTCTTGAGTGATCGTGAGGAATTCCTGCTTTGCACGCGGGGCAGTTGGAGCGACCATAGGCTTGCTGCCGAGAAGGACGACCGCGACGACACTGAGGATTTTCCTTGCGTATGCCTCGACTGTCATCCCAACACATGAAGCTATCACGGTGGGTTTGCATCTGGGTGCATTTCCAATACCATCGGCCTCCATTACCGTTTGGAGACCCGTGTACCACCATCTTTCGGATTCCTTGAGACC comes from the Cercospora beticola chromosome 4, complete sequence genome and includes:
- a CDS encoding uncharacterized protein (BUSCO:EOG092632TF~antiSMASH:Cluster_12) translates to MRHPFQCIVHGRDPTDLTSNGFLVAACGPKLISLSLTSNEIISEWPQTQQEEDAPAEVINEVENGERPTKRQKTSSDTPKLPTKAPNVIKLTVTPNQRYVVAVTDDKFVRVFEAPEGRLTEISSRPMPKRPCAIQVPPDNETILVADKFGDVYSMPLIAATVDDVQTEERALNPPTETPFKISASESTVHSQRNRKALAAQMNQKNFTPRKEVLKFEHKLELGHVSMLTDMKYLTREIDGRQRGYILTADRDEHIRISRGPPQAHIIEGFCLGHKEFVSKICQVGTSDLLVSGGGDDWLGVWNWESFKLLKKVDLKALVKGVTGDAEAKCAVSGIWSFDVQTGQGTDWVIAVACERVPALFLISRPALESTPQEALEDSEVASTTLSLPAIPLDVTALGDHLLVSLDARADGSKRLGTVLCSVHDSPELPVRCGSWKPIAETFNLDLLNEHPSLTTDASEKELDDFLYTVANLRKRRDQEAQDEPEQD
- a CDS encoding uncharacterized protein (antiSMASH:Cluster_12) translates to MVRDTKFYDVLGVSPDADESKLKTAYRKGALKHHPDKNAHDPGAAEKFKEISHAYEVLSDPQKRQIYDQYGEEGLEQGGGGAGGMAAEDLFAQFFGGGGGGFGGMFGGGMRDQGPKKARTIHHVHKVSLEDIYRGKVSKLALQKSVICAKCDGRGGKEGAVKTCAGCNGQGMKTMMRQMGPMIQRFQTVCPDCNGEGEQIREKDKCKQCNGKKTVIERKVLHVHVDRGVQSGTKIDFRGEGDQMPGVQPGDVQFEIEQKPHARFQRKGDDLFYHAEIDLLTALAGGAIYIEHLDDRWLTVEILPGEVISPGEVKVIRGQGMPSYRHHDYGNMYVQFDVKFPERLSGPPDADGYPTPLAPEQIKALESVLPPRLPQNIPPPDAMTEDYPLEKVDPTREGERVARGVTDEDDDEMHAGGERVQCASQ
- a CDS encoding uncharacterized protein (antiSMASH:Cluster_12), coding for MSGLASHEEKVMQEAKGKFQGNREHLTQDCPKTDLNQFLPSIEDPTTIRKEEEYHARSNSARSRCESNVCVDLVQQHLAIWDLLGAEPAPRSQAPTWSLNFTKLLDSSLLRTIGQNGTDTPWKGWGGNISEQAVVKLSEDGKQLTVKGARFDTIEATALLRGRMFDAPKPALKAQLMAAIEAVPSRKPYSAFGTSSECPPMPEDLGSSQWRQDLEDFRQSKRAFDPYKRWAARSTLSKVHHIQDTLSEAFQLWWRAAGIPTEVTERVEYGMQFDIGKYAMYATAVIGDVDICTTASGFVALGPARSLEEGDVIALLAGAKFPVALSPNGSGGHHFRGLLYAHVIMYDELRACGLSESLKEESFVLA
- a CDS encoding uncharacterized protein (antiSMASH:Cluster_12), with the protein product MSEVPSIAALSIATPVEGQPIPTPEEIAACRDFIYEEDPGKNRGSKVLRFGKYAVKYGGRTEFREVENMKFLTKYPKIAAPKYRAHGYLPGAKGGDSKGELYIVTDYIEGETVEAAFNKLSPVDKEGVIRLIREQINEIRKIPDEGYLGGVGGTHYVNNSLTIFKNQLKLPPGADASPERLGPFATYDAFVDSWMQRLTDEPTQEPFKPVSTICNKMAREIWGTNTRTVFTHGDLAPKNIMLTRLGTNPDGSGIFRVTIIDWDVAGFYPEWWEFADAPLWWGSTPAWWVESIEKIMPTYFSERWVYAFYWQYLVFY